A single region of the Melopsittacus undulatus isolate bMelUnd1 chromosome 10, bMelUnd1.mat.Z, whole genome shotgun sequence genome encodes:
- the PSMA7 gene encoding proteasome subunit alpha type-7, with amino-acid sequence MSYDRAITVFSPDGHLFQVEYAQEAVKKGSTAVGVRGKDIVVLGVEKKSVAKLQDERTVRKICALDDNVCMAFAGLTADARIVINRARVECQSHRLTVEDPVTVEYITRYIASLKQRYTQSNGRRPFGISALIVGFDFDGTPRLYQTDPSGTYHAWKANAIGRGAKSVREFLEKNYTDEAIETDDLTIKLVIKALLEVVQSGGKNIELAVMRREQPLKILNPEEIEKYVAEIEKEKEENEKKKQKKTT; translated from the exons ATGAGCTATGATCGAGCTATCACCGTCTTCTCCCCGGACGGGCACCTCTTCCAGGTGGAGTACGCGCAGGAGGCGGTCAAGAAGGGCTCCACGGCG GTTGGAGTAAGAGGGAAGGATATTGTTGTTCTTGGTGTGGAAAAGAAGTCTGTGGCAAAACTGCAGGATGAAAGGACTGTGCGGAAGATCTGTGCTCTTGATGACAATGTCTGCATGGCTTTTGCAG GGCTGACAGCTGATGCCAGAATAGTTATAAATAGAGCTCGGGTGGAGTGTCAGAGCCACAGGCTGACAGTGGAGGATCCCGTCACCGTGGAGTACATCACACGCTACATTGCCAGTCTGAAACAG AGATACACACAGAGCAACGGGCGCAGACCCTTTGGCATCTCTGCTCTTATCGTGGGCTTTGACTTTGATGGGACCCCACGGCTGTACCAGACCGATCCCTCTGGCACATACCATGCTTGGAAG GCCAATGCCATTGGCAGAGGAGCCAAATCCGTGCGTGAATTCCTGGAGAAAAACTACACTGATGAAGCCATTGAAACAGATGATCTCACCATCAAGCTTGTCATCAAGGCGCTTCTTGAG GTGGTGCAGTCGGGAGGAAAGAACATCGAGCTGGCAGTCATGAGGCGGGAGCAGCCACTGAAG ATCCTGAACCCTGAGGAGATAGAGAAGTATGTTGCtgaaattgaaaaagaaaaggaagaaaatgagaagaaaaagcagaagaaaacaacatgA